From a single Sphingobium sp. genomic region:
- a CDS encoding acyl-CoA dehydrogenase family protein: MDMEFNAEDLAFRDEVRAFIAENYPADLRGKQDEGDDLSKEDFLAWHRILHKKGWVAPAWPVEYGGTGWTATQRYIWSEETARADCIRLMPFGLAMVGPVIYTFGTPEQKAKFLPGILSGDDWWCQGYSEPGSGSDLASLRTSAVRDGDHYVVNGQKTWTTMAQHADWGFFLVRTDKDAKQQEGISFLLIDMKTPGITVRPIITLGGEHEVNEVWLENVRVPVENRVYEENKGWTCAKFLLAHERTGIAGVASSKRGVERIKEIARSEQDGDRPLIANPFFKRKIAELQTDLTALEFTELRSLAGEAAGRGPGPESSLLKIKGSEIQQRITELALEAVGHYGAPYFRGFGEGDNEHPIGPDYAHRAAPTYFNARKTTIYGGSNEIQRNIIAKMVLGL; encoded by the coding sequence ATGGATATGGAATTCAATGCCGAAGACCTTGCGTTTCGCGACGAGGTCCGCGCCTTCATCGCCGAAAACTACCCGGCTGACCTGCGCGGTAAGCAGGATGAAGGCGATGACCTAAGCAAGGAGGATTTCCTCGCCTGGCACCGCATCCTGCATAAAAAGGGCTGGGTCGCTCCGGCATGGCCCGTTGAATATGGCGGCACCGGATGGACCGCAACGCAGCGCTATATCTGGTCAGAAGAAACCGCACGCGCTGATTGCATCCGACTGATGCCGTTTGGCTTGGCGATGGTTGGTCCTGTGATCTACACATTTGGTACACCCGAACAGAAAGCCAAATTCCTGCCTGGTATCCTTTCGGGCGACGATTGGTGGTGTCAGGGCTATTCGGAGCCGGGTTCGGGCTCCGACCTTGCATCCTTGCGCACCTCCGCTGTGCGCGATGGCGATCATTATGTCGTGAACGGCCAGAAAACCTGGACGACGATGGCACAGCACGCCGATTGGGGCTTCTTCCTCGTTCGCACCGACAAGGATGCGAAGCAGCAGGAAGGCATCAGCTTCCTTTTGATCGACATGAAAACGCCCGGGATCACCGTGCGCCCGATCATCACCCTTGGCGGCGAGCATGAAGTCAACGAAGTTTGGCTCGAAAATGTCCGCGTGCCGGTCGAAAATCGCGTCTATGAAGAAAATAAGGGCTGGACCTGCGCCAAGTTCCTGCTCGCGCATGAACGGACCGGTATTGCCGGCGTTGCCTCGTCAAAGCGCGGCGTCGAGCGGATCAAGGAAATCGCCCGTTCGGAACAGGATGGCGACCGTCCGCTGATCGCGAACCCGTTCTTCAAGCGAAAAATTGCAGAACTGCAGACCGATCTGACCGCACTCGAATTCACCGAACTGCGGAGTCTTGCTGGTGAAGCGGCAGGTCGCGGCCCCGGACCGGAATCGAGCCTTCTCAAGATCAAGGGCTCCGAAATCCAGCAGAGAATCACCGAACTCGCCTTGGAAGCTGTTGGCCATTATGGCGCGCCCTATTTCCGGGGTTTCGGCGAAGGTGACAATGAGCATCCGATCGGTCCCGATTACGCCCACCGCGCTGCACCGACCTATTTCAACGCGCGCAAGACGACGATCT
- a CDS encoding MFS transporter: MGEWQRGWRTVLGAALAAGTGVNLLYFVFSLFISPLQKETGWTLGQFSQMQALVGLGSLAAPLAGWAMDRYGFRQVWAAGMVAIAALYLILGFTPLIPSIFGTMVFVTGFLGVATTSISYTRAVNGWFDRNRGMALALAATGVSVAAVLSPPLIEWLISNHGWRSGYLALGGLALLVGLPAILFLVADVPRPLVSLAPSLPGFGAAGFQRQPAFWLLCLAYVGINLPSSGMLSQMAPMLLEEGLTSAQAAIGISAYAMGQFFGRLLCGWLLDKTHPQRIAFVFTLVPAIGCTLLWQTQNHYAAALLAVAAIGVQQGAEIDLLGFFVARRFGLERYGSIYGWIQVAGWMGTLTGVLLFGKVHDWTGSYTLFQISAIVCYVVAAVTFLAIRLPNQRLFT, encoded by the coding sequence ATGGGTGAGTGGCAGCGTGGCTGGCGAACTGTGCTTGGCGCTGCTTTGGCAGCCGGAACAGGCGTCAATCTGCTCTATTTCGTGTTCAGCCTTTTTATCTCGCCTTTGCAAAAGGAAACCGGTTGGACGCTGGGGCAATTTTCTCAGATGCAGGCGCTGGTCGGGCTGGGTTCGCTTGCCGCGCCACTCGCTGGATGGGCGATGGACAGATATGGTTTTCGTCAAGTCTGGGCAGCCGGCATGGTCGCCATCGCCGCGCTCTATCTGATTCTTGGCTTTACCCCCCTAATCCCGTCGATCTTTGGAACGATGGTATTCGTTACGGGGTTTCTTGGCGTTGCAACTACGTCGATCTCTTACACTCGAGCCGTCAATGGTTGGTTTGACCGAAACCGGGGCATGGCACTTGCGCTGGCAGCCACCGGTGTTTCCGTGGCGGCAGTTTTATCGCCGCCATTGATTGAATGGCTGATCAGCAATCATGGGTGGCGGAGCGGTTATCTCGCGCTTGGTGGGCTGGCGCTGCTGGTCGGATTGCCAGCGATATTGTTCCTAGTTGCCGACGTGCCCCGACCGTTGGTGAGCCTTGCGCCTTCACTGCCGGGTTTCGGTGCTGCCGGGTTTCAGCGGCAGCCCGCCTTCTGGTTGCTTTGCCTTGCTTATGTCGGGATCAACCTGCCCTCGTCGGGTATGCTCAGTCAGATGGCGCCGATGCTCTTGGAGGAGGGGCTGACGTCGGCACAGGCGGCGATCGGCATTTCTGCTTATGCAATGGGGCAGTTTTTTGGGCGGCTATTGTGCGGCTGGCTGCTTGATAAAACCCATCCGCAGCGAATTGCCTTTGTCTTCACGCTAGTTCCGGCAATTGGTTGCACCCTGCTCTGGCAAACCCAGAACCATTATGCAGCGGCACTGCTGGCGGTGGCGGCCATCGGCGTGCAACAGGGAGCAGAGATTGATCTTCTAGGCTTTTTCGTCGCGCGGCGGTTCGGCCTTGAACGCTATGGATCGATTTATGGATGGATTCAGGTTGCTGGATGGATGGGCACGCTGACCGGTGTGCTGCTCTTCGGCAAGGTGCATGATTGGACGGGCAGCTATACGCTGTTTCAGATCAGTGCGATCGTCTGTTATGTTGTCGCGGCAGTAACATTCCTCGCCATACGCTTGCCGAATCAGCGGCTTTTCACATAG